The genomic interval GCCCGGCGGAAGTTTTGACGAAAGATGCGACTAGCGGAGGAGCACTAAAAAAACCATTATAGGAGGTGTTGGAGAAATGGCGGTTATTTCCATGAAACAGCTACTAGAAGCTGGGGTACACTTCGGTCATCAGACTCGTCGTTGGAACCCGAAGATGGATCGTTATATCTTCACAGAAAGAAACGGGATTTACATTATTGATTTGCAAAAAACGGTGAAAAAAGTTGACGAAGCATACAACTTTGTTAAATCGATCGCTGCAGACGGCGGCACTATGCTGTTCGTAGGTACGAAAAAACAAGCTCAAGATTCCGTTAAAGAAGAAGCAGAGCGTTGCGGCAACTTCTACATCAACCAACGTTGGTTGGGCGGTACTTTGACTAACTTCCAAACGATTCAAAAACGTATTGATCGTTTGAAACAACTTGAAAAATGGGCTGAGGACGGCACTTTCGAGGTTCTACCTAAGAAAGAAGTTATCATCCTTAACAAAGAAAAAGACCGTTTGGAAAAATTCCTTGGCGGTATTAAAGGAATGAAAGGTTTGCCAAGCGCGTTGTTCATTATCGACCCACGCAAAGAGCGTATTGCTGTTGCAGAAGCTCGCAAACTTGGTATCCCAATCGTTGGTATCGTTGATACGAACTGTGATCCAGACGAAATTGACTACGTAATCCCAGGTAACGATGATGCAATTCGTGCCGTTAAGTTGTTGACTTCGAAAATGGCTGATGCAATCGTTGAAGCTAACCAAGGCGAACAAACAACGGCTTAATTTAAAGGCTTTAATTAGTCAACAAAGGGTGGTCAGATGGTGATAAACCTCTCACTGCCCTTTTTTTGAATGTAAATCACTAAAAAAACAATTAATGATTCTCGAAGCTACATAGACTTCGTGAAACCTATAGGAGGGCTTACAATGGCAGTTAGTGCTAGCGCGGTAAAAGAGCTTCGTGAAAGAACTGGAGCTGGAATGCTTGATTGCAAGAAAGCTTTGGACGAAACAAACAATGACGTTGAAAAAGCAATTGCAGTACTTCGTGAAAAAGGTTTGGCGGCAGCAGCAAATAAAGCTGGTCGTATTGCAACCGAAGGCGTAGTTGAATCGTATATTCATGCAGGCGGCCGTATCGGCGTTATCGTTGAAGTAAACTGTGAAACGGATTTCGTTGCAAAAACGGATCAATTCCGTGAGTTTGCAAGAGACGTAGCTATGCAAATCGCTGCAGCTAACCCTAAATTCGTTAGCCGTGACGAGGTTTCTTCTGAAGAGCTTGAAAAAGAGCGCGAAATTTTGAAAGCTCAAGCACTTAACGAAGGCAAGCCTGAAAAAATCGTTGAAAAAATGGTTGAGGGCCGTATCTCGAAATACTACGAAGAGTTCTGTCTTCTTGAGCAATCGTTCATTAAAGACCCAGACAAAACAATCTCCGTATTGCTTAATGAAAAAATCAGCAAAATTGGTGAAAACATTTCCATCCGTCGCTTCGTTCGTTATGAGCTTGGTGAAGGCCTAGAGAAAAAAGTTGACAATTTCGTTGAAGAAGTTATGGCTCAAGTTAAACATTAATCCGAACGCACAGGCGGGGCGGGGCGTCCGCCCCGCCTGCTTGTATGATTAGAACATATTTGAAGGACCTCATTTACTGAGGTGCATGATGGAGGTATTAACGTTGGAGCATCCTGTGTATAAACGTATCGTTTTGAAAGTAAGCGGTGAATCATTGTCTGGTCAGGAAGGTTATGGCATTGAAGCGACGGTCATATCTTCAATTGCTGATCAGGTGAAGGAAGTCGTAGCACTTGGCATAGAAGTGGCCATCGTTGTCGGAGGCGGCAACATTTGGCGTGGAATTGCAGGTTCTGCAAAAGGCATAGACCGTGCAACAGCTGATTACATGGGAATGCTGGCTACTCTTATGAATTCACTTGCACTTCAAGATGCACTGGAACAAATCGATGTACCTACTCGCGTACAAACATCGATCGCGATGCAACAAATCGCTGAACCGTACATCAGACGTCGTGCTATCCGTCATTTGGAAAAAGGACGCGTCGTAATCTTTGCTGCAGGAACTGGTAATCCATTTTTCTCAACAGATACAACAGCAGCGCTTCGCGCAGCTGAGATCGAAGCAGAAGTAATATTAATGGCGAAAAACAAAGTGGATGGCGTATATTCTGCTGATCCATTTAAAGATAGCACAGCTGAGAAATTTGAGGAGCTTACATACCTCGACATGCTTAACCGTAATCTAGGCGTAATGGATTCAACCGCAGCTTCACTTTGCATGGATAATAATATTCCTCTTATCGTATTTGCGATTACAGAGAAAGGGAATATTAAACGCGTCGTGCTGGGTGAGAAAATCGGAACGATAGTGAGAGGAAGTGCGAAATAATGCCACAAGAGCTGAAAAAAAACGCAGAAGAACGTATGGATAAAGCAATTTCCGCGCTAAAACGTGATTTGTCGTCTTTGCGCGCTGGTAAAGCTAATTCATCTTTGCTTGACCGTATTCAAGTGGAATACTACGGCGCAATGACGCCTGTCAATCAACTTGCTAACATCAGTACGCCAGACTCTCGTACGTTGTTCATTCAACCATGGGACAAATCGTCGATGTCGGCAATCGAGAAAGCGATTATGAAATCGGATCTTGGACTGACACCTTCCAATGACGGTGCATCGATTCGTCTT from Paenibacillus sp. FSL K6-3182 carries:
- the tsf gene encoding translation elongation factor Ts, whose translation is MKPIGGLTMAVSASAVKELRERTGAGMLDCKKALDETNNDVEKAIAVLREKGLAAAANKAGRIATEGVVESYIHAGGRIGVIVEVNCETDFVAKTDQFREFARDVAMQIAAANPKFVSRDEVSSEELEKEREILKAQALNEGKPEKIVEKMVEGRISKYYEEFCLLEQSFIKDPDKTISVLLNEKISKIGENISIRRFVRYELGEGLEKKVDNFVEEVMAQVKH
- the frr gene encoding ribosome recycling factor; protein product: MPQELKKNAEERMDKAISALKRDLSSLRAGKANSSLLDRIQVEYYGAMTPVNQLANISTPDSRTLFIQPWDKSSMSAIEKAIMKSDLGLTPSNDGASIRLSIPPLTEERRAELVKTSKKLGEEAKVAIRNIRRDANDSVKKLEKTTISEDESRGHQEDIQKATDKFIAEVDKVLVAKEKEIMEV
- the pyrH gene encoding UMP kinase — its product is MEHPVYKRIVLKVSGESLSGQEGYGIEATVISSIADQVKEVVALGIEVAIVVGGGNIWRGIAGSAKGIDRATADYMGMLATLMNSLALQDALEQIDVPTRVQTSIAMQQIAEPYIRRRAIRHLEKGRVVIFAAGTGNPFFSTDTTAALRAAEIEAEVILMAKNKVDGVYSADPFKDSTAEKFEELTYLDMLNRNLGVMDSTAASLCMDNNIPLIVFAITEKGNIKRVVLGEKIGTIVRGSAK
- the rpsB gene encoding 30S ribosomal protein S2, which codes for MAVISMKQLLEAGVHFGHQTRRWNPKMDRYIFTERNGIYIIDLQKTVKKVDEAYNFVKSIAADGGTMLFVGTKKQAQDSVKEEAERCGNFYINQRWLGGTLTNFQTIQKRIDRLKQLEKWAEDGTFEVLPKKEVIILNKEKDRLEKFLGGIKGMKGLPSALFIIDPRKERIAVAEARKLGIPIVGIVDTNCDPDEIDYVIPGNDDAIRAVKLLTSKMADAIVEANQGEQTTA